A genomic segment from Sparus aurata chromosome 10, fSpaAur1.1, whole genome shotgun sequence encodes:
- the cyb5d1 gene encoding cytochrome b5 domain-containing protein 1, translating into MADRPKIFTPAEVAAHNTAEDLWVSFLGKVCDLTPLMNQYRGDALLLPIMECAGRDISSWFDPETKDVLKYVDPLTNCVRYYTPRGRFVHVPPTGPRSDWVSDIGHPWWRDKRYEVGLLTAKTRWIRVINTLTSQEQRLQVCSEETLAEILQRYLPYNSHARSYTWKYSGVSLDMSRTLGENDVLDDDHELQQLRLDQNLFSPALLLHFNDDLTEG; encoded by the exons ATGGCGGACAGACCCAAGATCTTCACTCCTGCCGAGGTGGCTGCTCACAACACCGCTGAAGACCTGTGGGTGTCGTTCCTGGGCAAAGTGTGCGACCTGACCCCGCTGATGAACCAGTACCGAG GTGACGCTCTGCTGTTACCCATCATGGAGTGTGCAGGGCGGGACATCAGCTCCTGGTTCGACCCGGAAACCAAAGAC gTGTTGAAGTATGTGGATCCGCTGACCAACTGTGTGAGGTACTACACCCCCAGGGGGCGCTTCGTGCATGTCCCGCCCACCGGCCCTCGCTCTGACTGGGTCAGCGACATCGGCCATCCCTGGTGGAGGGACAAGCGCTACGAGGTGGGGCTGCTGACCGCCAAAACCAGGTGGATACGAGTCATCAACACGCTGACGTCACAGGAGCAGCGACTGCAG gTGTGCTCTGAGGAGACTCTGGCTGAGATCCTGCAGCGTTACCTGCCCTACAACTCTCACGCCCGCAGCTACACCTGGAAATACAGCGGGGTGAGTCTGGACATGAGCAGGACGCTCGGCGAGAACGACGTCCTCGACGACGACCACGAGCTCCAACAGCTACGACTGGATCAGAACCTGTTCAGCCCCGCCCTCCTCCTGCACTTCAACGACGACCTCACCGAgggctga
- the LOC115590040 gene encoding asialoglycoprotein receptor 1-like: MTDYRYENDMDTSALWTKDPVPAFLSGVSRFRRWLFPALTALVVLILIIALGATSTKTSNRLWSMEQRVSNLSDVIQSLNSSLQLAEERAKEAQKLQFAVEKNKEQLNSVSEALKQLSVVDSLSRSVAALKCSLQRIINNSSAGDGCCPIGWDQLDFNCFFFSQTVLSWNESRVWCEKEGAHLLILHTDKEWDFVTRHTVPQLFWVGLSDWRTGRWEWINRTPYMMERRRWAPGQPDSWTGHGLGGGDEDCAHLHHNGRLNDLHCSTKLRYICQKHSTRG, translated from the exons ATGACAGACTATCGCTACGAGAACGATATGGACACCAGTGCACTGTGGACCAAAG atcCTGTGCCTGCCTTCCTCTCAGGTGTCTCCAGGTTCAGGCGCTGGTTGTTTCCTGCTCTGACAGCTTTAGTCGTCCTGATCCTGATCATCGCACTGGGAGCCAcca gcACCAAGACATCCAATCGTCTGTGGTCAATGGAACAACGTGTCTCCAACCTGAGCGACGTCATCCAATCACTGAACAGCTCCCTGCAGCTGGCTGAAG AACGAGCTAAAGAAGCTCAGAAGCTGCAGTTTGCTGTGGAGAAGAACAAGGAGCAGCTGAACTCAG tgtCCGAGGCGTTGAAGCAGCTGTCGGTGGTTGATTCTCTCAGCAGGAGCGTCGCTGCGCTCAAATGTTCCCTCCAACGCATCATCAACAACA gctCTGCAGGAGACGGGTGTTGTCCTATCGGCTGGGATCAGTTGGACTTCAACTGTTTCTTCTTCAGCCAGACGGTTCTGTCCTGGAACGAGTCCAGAGTGTGGTGTGAGAAAGAGGGAGCTCACCTGCTCATCCTCCACACCGACAAGGAGTGG gaCTTTGTGACCCGTCATACAGTTCCTCAGTTATTCTGGGTCGGTCTGTCCGACTGGAGGACCGGGCGCTGGGAGTGGATCAACCGGACTCCGTACATGATGGAGCGCAG GCGCTGGGCGCCAGGGCAGCCCGACAGCTGGACCGGGCACGGCCTCGGTGGCGGGGACGAAGACTGTGCTCACCTGCACCACAACGGACGTCTGAACGACCTGCACTGCTCCACCAAATTGCGCTACATCTGCCAGAAACACAGCACGCGTGGCTGA